One segment of Paenibacillus sp. FSL R7-0337 DNA contains the following:
- a CDS encoding radical SAM protein has translation MNPKSEIKHSAKDLHILKRTIRNTMETKRNIEKIAGYATPLPESVGIKLTNQCNLRCKHCYQWNDTGYHHFMTPEQQREQLDYGLLEKLILETEPAKSRLYIWGGEPLVYSHFDRLADLLEAHPRETTICTNAVLIERKLDALQRISDNLELLIALDGFEEENDALRGKGVFGKAIDAIRMLVELRKENKFRGKISIHTVVNDGMTDKLYDLLDFLEGVGVDLVIVCFPWYISDECSQGMDDYFNQKFDFLPASGHRGERSWHAFNYKLDPERIPALMSELDRVNQRVWKMRLRYQPNLDQDQIEDFVLGKEVEGKGTMNKKCLALSNRMDITPDGTIIACKFFKEFEIGKLQETSVQELWHSMNYRRIREMMDERLTPACSKCSVLHLHGV, from the coding sequence ATGAATCCGAAATCTGAGATTAAACATTCCGCAAAGGATTTGCATATTTTAAAACGTACCATCAGGAATACGATGGAAACCAAGCGGAATATAGAGAAAATAGCAGGTTACGCGACACCGTTGCCAGAGTCGGTCGGGATTAAACTGACGAACCAATGCAACTTGCGCTGCAAGCATTGCTATCAATGGAACGACACCGGCTACCATCACTTCATGACACCGGAGCAGCAGCGGGAACAGCTCGACTACGGGCTGCTGGAGAAGCTGATCCTTGAGACGGAACCCGCCAAGTCGAGACTCTATATCTGGGGCGGCGAGCCGCTTGTATACAGCCATTTCGACCGTTTGGCTGATTTGCTTGAAGCCCATCCCCGTGAGACGACAATCTGTACGAATGCGGTGCTGATCGAGCGAAAGCTGGATGCCTTGCAGAGAATCTCCGATAACCTGGAGCTGCTCATCGCGCTTGACGGATTCGAAGAAGAGAATGATGCGCTTCGCGGCAAAGGGGTATTTGGCAAGGCGATAGATGCTATCCGGATGCTGGTCGAGCTGCGCAAGGAGAACAAATTCAGAGGCAAAATTTCGATCCATACCGTCGTTAACGATGGTATGACCGACAAGCTGTACGATCTGCTGGACTTTCTGGAGGGTGTCGGCGTAGATCTGGTCATCGTCTGCTTCCCGTGGTACATCTCGGACGAATGCTCGCAGGGGATGGACGATTACTTCAACCAGAAGTTCGACTTCCTTCCGGCGAGCGGGCACAGGGGCGAACGAAGCTGGCATGCTTTTAACTATAAGCTCGATCCGGAGCGTATCCCTGCTCTCATGAGCGAGTTGGACCGGGTTAATCAGCGGGTCTGGAAAATGCGCTTGCGCTACCAGCCGAATCTGGATCAAGACCAGATTGAAGATTTCGTGCTCGGCAAAGAGGTGGAGGGCAAAGGCACGATGAACAAGAAGTGCCTGGCGCTCTCGAACCGCATGGACATTACGCCCGACGGAACAATTATCGCGTGCAAATTTTTCAAGGAGTTCGAGATCGGCAAATTACAAGAAACGTCTGTACAGGAATTATGGCATAGCATGAACTACAGAAGGATAAGGGAAATGATGGACGAACGACTGACACCGGCATGTTCCAAGTGCAGTGTCTTGCATTTGCACGGTGTTTAA
- a CDS encoding ABC-2 family transporter protein, with product MKVLQKYKRTYILALQNAMEYRTDFLMSIISGGFIILVQCFLWTAVFRSSPQEIINGYSYSQIIIYSVLSGVVSKLVSAGFEGEIANDIKTGGLSKFIAQPIHYFSYRICNFFGGKTVQTGVVLVLFVILMTVFTQIWEFQLSAGQIVMFLISILFGLLINFLLFYSISALAFIITEVWGVFIAFNQGVYLLSGAIFPLNIFGDTFARISSYLPFQYVVFFPVKIINGSLAIHDIVSGLLLQAVWVIVLLIISKLSWDSGMKKYVAVGG from the coding sequence ATGAAAGTCTTGCAGAAGTATAAAAGGACGTACATCCTTGCGCTTCAGAATGCGATGGAGTATCGGACCGATTTCCTGATGAGTATTATTAGCGGCGGCTTTATCATACTCGTCCAATGCTTCCTCTGGACAGCCGTGTTTCGCAGCTCGCCGCAAGAGATTATTAACGGCTATTCTTATTCACAGATCATCATCTATTCCGTGTTGTCCGGCGTCGTCTCCAAGCTGGTTTCTGCCGGCTTCGAAGGGGAAATCGCGAATGATATCAAGACGGGTGGACTGAGCAAATTTATCGCTCAGCCCATTCATTATTTTAGCTATCGGATATGCAATTTTTTTGGTGGAAAAACGGTTCAGACCGGGGTTGTCCTTGTCTTATTCGTCATACTGATGACCGTGTTTACTCAGATTTGGGAGTTTCAGCTTAGCGCGGGGCAGATCGTTATGTTTTTGATCAGTATTCTGTTCGGACTGCTCATCAACTTCCTGCTCTTTTATTCAATTAGTGCGCTCGCGTTCATCATTACTGAGGTTTGGGGCGTATTTATCGCTTTCAACCAAGGCGTCTATCTGCTCAGTGGCGCCATCTTTCCGCTTAATATTTTCGGAGATACGTTTGCTAGAATCTCCAGCTATTTACCGTTTCAGTATGTTGTATTCTTCCCGGTTAAGATCATCAACGGGAGCTTGGCGATTCATGATATCGTGAGCGGGCTCCTCTTGCAGGCGGTTTGGGTAATTGTGCTGTTGATCATTTCCAAGTTGTCTTGGGATTCCGGAATGAAGAAATATGTAGCCGTTGGAGGTTAG
- a CDS encoding acyl carrier protein → MQKQIIAMISEVKDDAQLAISLNGHSSIMEDGGLDSLQLITFLLKVEERFDIEIDFEQFDFECMESVTAFCNYISELQKTTSV, encoded by the coding sequence ATGCAAAAACAGATCATAGCGATGATAAGCGAAGTCAAGGACGACGCCCAGCTGGCAATCAGCTTGAACGGGCATTCCAGCATCATGGAAGACGGGGGATTGGACTCTTTACAGCTAATTACTTTCTTATTGAAGGTGGAAGAGCGTTTCGATATTGAAATCGATTTCGAACAATTCGACTTTGAATGCATGGAATCGGTTACAGCCTTCTGCAATTATATCTCGGAGCTGCAGAAGACGACATCTGTATGA
- a CDS encoding NAD-dependent epimerase/dehydratase family protein has protein sequence MLSPIISNGGIFIFIVLTGVAGFIGSNLAERLLREGHTVIGADNFLTGSTVNIDNLLRSPNFKFIEHDVIYPLAVEGPVDWVMHFASPASPPKYLSYPIETMRVNSEGTMHLLHLAKEKQAAFFLASTSEIYGNPTVHPQPESYYGNVNSIGARSCYNEAKRYAEAITYWMNRKYGIPVRVIRIFNTFGPKMDLYDGRVITNFINQIMSKQNLTIYGDGRQTRSFQYIDDLLEGIMRLLGTTYEQPVNLGNPQEVTILEVAQLLKELMKSNAQIEFLPLPEDDPKRRNPDTTISRKIIDWEPAISLHDALARTIHYYQGQYIH, from the coding sequence TGTATTAACGGGAGTCGCAGGCTTCATCGGTTCCAACCTTGCCGAGAGGCTGCTGCGGGAAGGCCATACCGTTATCGGTGCCGATAATTTTCTGACCGGGTCCACTGTCAATATTGACAATCTCCTACGGTCGCCGAATTTCAAGTTTATCGAGCATGACGTCATTTATCCGCTAGCAGTTGAAGGACCTGTCGATTGGGTGATGCATTTCGCAAGTCCTGCCAGCCCGCCCAAATATTTGTCCTATCCGATCGAAACGATGAGGGTCAACAGCGAAGGAACGATGCATCTGCTGCATCTGGCCAAAGAGAAGCAGGCCGCTTTCTTCTTGGCTTCAACAAGCGAGATCTACGGTAACCCAACCGTTCATCCTCAGCCGGAGAGCTATTATGGCAACGTGAATTCGATTGGAGCAAGAAGCTGCTACAACGAAGCGAAGCGGTATGCAGAGGCGATTACCTACTGGATGAACAGGAAATACGGCATACCGGTAAGGGTCATTCGGATCTTCAATACATTCGGCCCGAAGATGGATTTATATGACGGACGTGTCATTACCAATTTCATTAATCAAATCATGTCCAAGCAAAACCTTACGATTTATGGCGACGGCAGACAGACGAGAAGCTTTCAGTATATCGACGATTTGCTGGAAGGGATTATGAGACTGCTGGGCACCACGTATGAACAGCCGGTCAATTTGGGGAATCCGCAAGAAGTCACCATACTTGAAGTCGCCCAATTATTGAAGGAGCTCATGAAGTCCAACGCGCAGATCGAGTTTCTCCCGCTACCGGAAGATGATCCCAAGAGGAGGAATCCGGATACTACCATTTCAAGGAAGATCATAGACTGGGAACCGGCGATCAGTTTGCATGATGCACTCGCTAGAACGATCCATTATTACCAAGGTCAATATATCCATTAA
- a CDS encoding class I SAM-dependent methyltransferase, which translates to MLQHLHARLVCSSCKGELAQSDALLRCRNCDAAYTIDNRYVSMLDRREQFVHPSDWKRKEGEIRDYSEISDSFALSGIGRFATFLNYGYVSQGSEQHAVIEPDDVWNRNSVKLLLETVGRTAISERQVIDIGCGRGGNIAALYKYFKPLSIVGLDICPANIAYCSAKSRGGESFYLVGDAENIPFADESFDIVLNMESAQAYPNRSRFYEEVYRIMRVGGVFLYTELMLEDQVAKNVRLLEEAGLSVIRNQDVTSNVLLSCDENAKQRTGPQGIANNANVSMNNGDISDFIALPGSKKYEEMKAGTQQYRMMNLVKR; encoded by the coding sequence ATGCTACAGCATCTGCATGCAAGGTTGGTATGCTCCAGCTGCAAGGGCGAGCTGGCCCAGTCGGATGCATTGCTGCGATGCCGCAACTGCGATGCGGCATATACGATCGATAATCGTTATGTATCGATGCTCGACCGGCGTGAGCAGTTTGTCCACCCGTCTGATTGGAAGCGTAAAGAGGGCGAAATTCGAGATTATAGTGAGATTTCGGATTCCTTTGCGCTTTCCGGCATAGGCCGATTCGCAACCTTCTTAAACTATGGTTACGTCTCGCAAGGGAGTGAGCAACATGCGGTGATCGAGCCCGACGATGTATGGAATAGAAATTCAGTCAAGCTGCTGCTCGAGACGGTGGGCAGGACGGCGATTTCGGAGCGGCAGGTTATCGACATCGGATGCGGCAGGGGAGGGAACATAGCAGCTTTGTATAAATATTTCAAGCCTCTGTCTATTGTCGGTCTCGACATCTGCCCGGCGAATATTGCGTATTGCAGTGCCAAATCCAGAGGGGGTGAATCTTTCTATCTCGTCGGCGATGCGGAGAATATACCGTTTGCAGACGAGAGTTTCGATATTGTATTGAATATGGAATCCGCGCAAGCCTATCCGAACCGATCACGCTTCTATGAAGAAGTGTACCGGATAATGAGAGTTGGCGGTGTATTTCTGTATACGGAGCTGATGCTGGAAGATCAGGTAGCGAAGAACGTGAGGCTTTTAGAGGAAGCAGGTCTGTCTGTAATCCGCAATCAGGATGTGACTTCGAATGTCCTTCTATCATGTGATGAGAATGCAAAGCAACGTACTGGCCCACAAGGAATTGCGAACAATGCCAACGTGAGCATGAATAATGGAGATATCAGTGATTTCATCGCATTGCCCGGCTCGAAGAAATATGAAGAGATGAAGGCTGGGACGCAGCAATACCGTATGATGAACCTTGTTAAGAGGTGA
- a CDS encoding FkbM family methyltransferase, with amino-acid sequence MSRMEQKSLSSQTEATAKKRLDNGIEIYQNNEGETEFLYNEIFQKEMYFKHGITLPDHGTVMDVGANIGMFTLYVSSKSNCRVYAFEPLPPTFKLLKMNTSSLPRVTTVNVGLSNEIKEAEFAYFPTMSTDSVQIKYRENHDQDLRYGLINHYRDQFADPRMLNRFVDQLMSPKLLNEQIHRCKLTTISEMIRYYDLNPIDLLKIDVEKSEFEVLEGIHPEDWGKIRQIVMEVHGLDGEQISRLENIFRTNGFNISIDYYEDLNIPNYYNVYALNQMHISAG; translated from the coding sequence ATGAGCAGGATGGAGCAAAAGAGCCTTTCGTCGCAGACAGAGGCCACCGCAAAGAAGCGGCTGGACAACGGGATTGAAATCTATCAAAACAACGAAGGTGAGACCGAGTTCCTCTACAACGAGATTTTCCAAAAGGAGATGTATTTCAAGCACGGGATTACGCTCCCGGATCATGGCACGGTCATGGACGTCGGTGCTAATATCGGCATGTTCACCCTATATGTCAGCAGCAAGAGCAACTGCAGGGTGTATGCGTTTGAGCCACTGCCTCCGACATTTAAGCTCCTGAAGATGAATACGAGCTCGCTGCCTCGCGTAACAACGGTTAACGTTGGGCTTTCCAATGAGATCAAGGAAGCGGAGTTTGCCTATTTCCCCACGATGTCCACGGATTCTGTCCAGATCAAATACCGGGAGAACCACGATCAGGATCTCCGATACGGGTTAATCAACCATTACCGGGATCAATTCGCCGACCCGCGCATGCTAAACCGGTTTGTCGATCAACTTATGTCGCCGAAGCTCTTGAATGAACAAATCCATCGCTGCAAGCTAACTACGATCTCTGAAATGATCCGCTATTACGATCTGAACCCCATTGATCTGCTCAAAATCGACGTGGAAAAAAGTGAATTTGAGGTGCTGGAAGGCATCCATCCAGAGGATTGGGGCAAAATCAGGCAAATTGTAATGGAGGTACACGGACTGGACGGAGAACAGATCAGCAGGCTTGAGAACATCTTCCGGACCAACGGCTTCAATATCTCGATCGATTACTACGAAGACTTGAATATCCCAAATTACTATAATGTGTACGCATTGAATCAAATGCATATATCGGCTGGGTGA
- a CDS encoding ATP-binding cassette domain-containing protein, with amino-acid sequence MGIIQVKELSKSFKYYEKELGLKKSLKNLVKRKSLIKEAVGDISLVIEQGEMVGFLGPNGSGKTTTLKMLSGILYPTSGQATVLGYVPWERKKEFKMQFSIVMGQKSQLWWDLPANESLYLNKCIYEVEDESYNLILDELTEMLDVKDLLNIQVRRLSLGERMKMELIASLIHRPKVIFLDEPTIGLDLISQKRIREFLKYYNQQTKATVILTSHYMADIEDLCKRTIIINQGKIVYDGDLRRVNELFHAKKIIKLQFTDEVPRQALSDYGVITQHDGLNAVMEIDKHELQRLSKMMLDRFPILDFTVEDIPVERGIESLYQKDEVRHESLAEV; translated from the coding sequence GTGGGTATTATCCAGGTGAAAGAATTATCCAAAAGCTTCAAGTACTACGAAAAAGAACTGGGACTCAAAAAATCGCTCAAAAATTTAGTGAAGCGTAAATCACTGATCAAAGAAGCGGTTGGCGATATATCACTTGTAATCGAGCAAGGCGAGATGGTTGGATTCTTAGGCCCGAACGGTTCCGGTAAAACGACAACGCTTAAGATGCTGTCCGGGATCTTGTATCCGACAAGCGGGCAGGCGACGGTATTAGGCTATGTCCCTTGGGAGCGAAAAAAAGAATTCAAGATGCAGTTCTCGATCGTGATGGGACAGAAATCGCAGTTGTGGTGGGATTTACCGGCGAATGAATCGTTATACCTGAACAAATGCATCTATGAGGTCGAGGATGAGTCCTACAACCTTATCCTGGATGAGCTTACGGAGATGCTTGACGTTAAAGACTTGCTCAACATTCAGGTGCGGAGGCTTTCGCTGGGGGAACGGATGAAGATGGAGCTAATTGCGTCGCTCATCCACCGGCCCAAGGTGATTTTCCTGGATGAGCCTACAATCGGACTCGATCTGATTTCGCAGAAGCGCATTCGGGAGTTCCTGAAGTATTATAACCAGCAGACGAAGGCAACGGTCATTCTGACAAGCCACTACATGGCGGATATTGAGGATCTGTGCAAACGAACGATCATCATCAATCAAGGGAAGATCGTATACGACGGCGATCTCCGGCGTGTGAACGAGCTGTTTCATGCCAAAAAGATTATTAAGCTGCAATTTACGGACGAAGTGCCAAGGCAAGCGCTAAGCGACTATGGCGTTATTACTCAACATGACGGCCTGAATGCCGTCATGGAGATCGATAAGCATGAGCTTCAGCGACTTTCCAAGATGATGCTGGACCGGTTCCCGATCCTTGATTTCACAGTTGAAGATATACCTGTCGAGCGAGGCATCGAAAGCTTATATCAGAAAGATGAGGTCAGACATGAAAGTCTTGCAGAAGTATAA
- a CDS encoding ABC-2 family transporter protein, whose amino-acid sequence MSIRLSEIRKHVRMFFIFAKNSLVGYMEYKANFYSGLIMETVFLFSKLIYIIFVYQLGIEINGISPDQMMIFTGTYTIMIAIYTGLFMDNFYRFAGHIRNGTLDLYMTKPLSLQFMISFRNVNFAFPIPNLIAGITMIVLAWRRLGIEPSLIHLAGYIGVILSSTIVTYSVLLLPQILAFWTVKSGAIFDILDKCWDLNNMPMYIYPKWLRRIGLYVVPILFITNMPSVYLIDRLDLFLGIWIFVAPVISLIVVRLFWKLAVKHYESASS is encoded by the coding sequence GTGAGTATCCGCTTGAGTGAGATTCGGAAGCATGTACGTATGTTTTTTATTTTCGCAAAGAATAGCCTGGTCGGTTACATGGAATACAAAGCGAATTTCTACTCCGGTTTGATCATGGAGACCGTATTTCTGTTTTCTAAGCTGATCTATATCATTTTCGTTTACCAGCTAGGAATTGAAATTAATGGAATTTCTCCTGACCAGATGATGATCTTCACCGGGACCTATACAATTATGATCGCAATCTATACAGGATTGTTTATGGATAACTTTTATAGATTCGCCGGCCATATCCGCAACGGGACGCTGGACCTGTATATGACGAAGCCGCTATCGCTGCAGTTCATGATTTCATTCCGGAACGTTAACTTCGCGTTTCCAATTCCGAACCTGATCGCCGGGATCACGATGATCGTACTGGCCTGGCGGCGTCTTGGCATCGAGCCAAGCCTGATCCACTTGGCCGGATATATCGGGGTGATCTTGAGTAGCACGATCGTGACCTACTCGGTGCTTCTGCTTCCGCAAATTCTGGCCTTCTGGACGGTGAAGTCCGGTGCGATCTTTGACATACTTGACAAATGTTGGGATTTGAACAATATGCCGATGTACATATACCCCAAATGGCTGCGGAGAATAGGGCTGTACGTCGTGCCTATCTTGTTTATCACCAACATGCCGTCAGTTTATTTGATCGACCGATTGGACCTGTTCCTTGGGATATGGATTTTTGTAGCTCCTGTGATATCGCTTATAGTGGTCAGGCTGTTCTGGAAGCTGGCCGTCAAACACTATGAGAGCGCCAGCAGTTAG
- a CDS encoding radical SAM protein gives MSVNKLSVAQDTTSYPRWIVLQLLEECNLRCKMCYEWGLEGPYKSKKTLAQLDPDLIKKIIVECSPGKPYYDFFGGEPLMYPWLSDILAMINHYGSRADFPTNGTLLEKHAEMLVETAPNKIWVSLDGPEEINDRQRGKGVFKKVIKGIEKLYELRQSKGKQFPKMGVSFIITPLNYMYIEEFFFKHIDLSMLDHISMEVQLYATEEQYSQYVDVLREEFGVHEAPYAKGMVWRDISSFSQINIPELTRQLNNVKAYCIKNSIHVITYPKTIDELNLRNYFSGQFDQMADKRRQCSLPWVYAEITARGDVSPCHAFYDLTFGNVNEENLVDIWRSDKYKEYRAYMKKNMLPICTACSRYYIY, from the coding sequence ATGAGCGTAAACAAATTGAGTGTCGCCCAGGATACGACAAGCTATCCGAGATGGATCGTCTTGCAACTGCTCGAGGAGTGCAATTTGCGATGCAAGATGTGCTATGAGTGGGGACTCGAAGGACCCTACAAAAGCAAAAAAACGTTAGCGCAGCTGGACCCGGATCTGATCAAAAAGATCATCGTAGAGTGCAGTCCCGGCAAGCCGTATTACGATTTCTTCGGCGGCGAGCCGCTGATGTACCCTTGGCTGAGCGACATTCTCGCCATGATCAATCATTATGGAAGCAGAGCGGACTTCCCCACGAACGGCACATTGCTTGAGAAGCATGCCGAGATGCTTGTCGAGACTGCGCCCAATAAGATCTGGGTGTCGCTCGACGGCCCTGAGGAAATCAACGACAGGCAGAGGGGCAAAGGCGTATTCAAGAAAGTGATCAAGGGGATTGAGAAGCTCTATGAGCTCCGTCAAAGCAAAGGCAAGCAATTTCCGAAGATGGGCGTATCCTTTATCATTACGCCCTTGAACTATATGTACATCGAGGAATTTTTCTTTAAGCATATCGACTTGTCGATGCTGGACCATATCAGTATGGAAGTGCAGCTCTATGCCACGGAAGAACAATATTCCCAATATGTGGATGTTCTTAGAGAGGAATTCGGTGTGCATGAAGCTCCGTATGCCAAGGGGATGGTCTGGCGGGATATCAGTTCGTTCAGCCAGATCAATATTCCCGAATTGACGAGACAGCTCAATAATGTTAAAGCGTATTGCATAAAAAATAGTATCCATGTGATCACCTATCCGAAGACGATAGATGAACTGAATTTGCGTAACTATTTCTCGGGGCAATTCGATCAGATGGCTGATAAACGAAGACAGTGCTCCCTTCCATGGGTTTATGCGGAGATTACGGCAAGGGGCGATGTTTCACCCTGCCATGCCTTCTATGATTTGACCTTCGGCAACGTGAACGAAGAGAATTTGGTGGATATCTGGCGCAGTGACAAGTACAAAGAATATCGCGCGTATATGAAAAAAAATATGCTTCCGATTTGTACGGCTTGTTCAAGGTATTATATCTACTGA